A window of the Callospermophilus lateralis isolate mCalLat2 chromosome 7, mCalLat2.hap1, whole genome shotgun sequence genome harbors these coding sequences:
- the Nppa gene encoding natriuretic peptides A produces MGSFSAVGVSLLLFLLFQLPGQAGAKPVYSAVSSAELADFKNLLDRLEDKMPLENEVPSRVLGEQNDEAGPAVPDETSWTREVSPDQGDGAGPGRDPWDSADGSALLRNKPTAPRSLPRSSCFGGRMDRIGAHSGLGCNSFRVRGSGVGNRMGRKWGRITIAVPAGDSYRKGTRVEDNSF; encoded by the exons ATGGGCTCCTTCTCCGCCGTCGGCGTgagcctcctcctcttcctgctgTTCCAGCTTCCAGGCCAAGCGGGAGCCAAGCCCGTGTACAGCGCCGTGTCCAGCGCAGAGCTGGCGGATTTCAAG AATTTGCTAGACCGTTTGGAGGACAAGATGCCTTTAGAAAATGAGGTTCCCTCACGAGTCCTAGGCGAGCAGAATGACGAAGCAGGGCCAGCTGTCCCTGACGAGACTTCCTGGACCAGGGAGGTCAGCCCAGACCAGGGAGATGGGGCTGGCCCAGGGCGGGACCCCTGGGACTCTGCTGATGGCTCTGCCCTCTTGAGAAACAAGCCGACGGCCCCTCGGAGCCTGCCGAGATCCAGCTGTTTCGGAGGAAGGATGGACAGGATTGGAGCCCACAGTGGCCTGGGCTGTAACAGCTTCCGGGTAAGAGGATCTGGAGTTGGGAACAGGATGGGAAGAAAATGGGGTCGCATTACCATAGCAGTACCAGCAGGGGACTCCTACAGGAAGGGGACCCGTGTAGAAGATAACTCCTTCTGA
- the Nppb gene encoding natriuretic peptides B, whose amino-acid sequence MDPQMVLSRGSLLVLFLSLLLPGGRPHPLGSPGQAAELPGIQELLDRLQDEGSEPPTKQTALEPLQQDQGPTEASEAAKAAPKGVPGPRDSVLQALRGLRTAKIMRDSGCFGRKLDRIGSYSRLGCNVLRRH is encoded by the exons ATGGACCCCCAGATGGTGCTGTCCCGGGGAAGTCTGCTTGTGCTTTTCCTGAGCCTGTTGCTGCCAGGAGGTCGCCCCCACCCTCTGGGCAGCCCTGGCCAGGCTGCGGAGCTCCCCGGGATACAg GAGCTGCTGGATCGCCTGCAGGACGAGGGGTCAGAGCCACCAACAAAGCAGACAGCCCTGGAGCCGCTCCAGCAGGACCAAGGCCCCACAGAAGCCTCGGAGGCCGCGAAGGCTGCCCCCAAGGGTGTCCCTGGGCCCAGAGACAGTGTCCTCCAGGCCCTGCGGGGACTTCGCACGGCCAAGATAATGCGAGACTCGGGTTGCTTCGGACGGAAGTTGGACCGGATCGGCTCATACAGCCGCCTGGGCTGCAATG TACTGAGGCGGCATTAG